From a single Calothrix sp. NIES-2098 genomic region:
- a CDS encoding group 1 glycosyl transferase, which produces MRIAQISPLWERVPPFRYGGIELVVQLLTDELVRRGHEVTLFASGDSITKAKLHSVHDKAIRLDPTVKEPLVYEQMMLADVYQKAHHFDIIHSHVGASALGYASFVKTPSVHTMHGVFTRDNEKIFRHFSWQPFISISEAQREPRLGLNYIHTVYNGIDTSAYKFQPEPTQPAYIAFVGRFSPEKGPVEAIKVARAAGLPLKMAGKIDVVDREYYQQEVEPLIDGEQVQYLGEVSHEDKVKLLGGATVTLFPITWREPFGLVMIESMATGTPVIGMGLGAVPEVIAHGKTGFVCHSLEKMIEVIPEAMKLDRQTCREYVVSRFSVKSMTDEYERAYNMVLK; this is translated from the coding sequence ATGAGAATTGCCCAAATTTCCCCTTTATGGGAGCGCGTTCCTCCCTTTCGGTACGGTGGTATAGAATTAGTTGTCCAGCTACTGACGGATGAATTAGTTCGGCGTGGTCATGAAGTAACTTTATTCGCATCTGGTGACTCGATTACCAAAGCCAAGCTTCACTCAGTACATGACAAAGCAATTAGGCTCGATCCGACAGTCAAAGAGCCACTGGTTTACGAGCAAATGATGCTTGCTGATGTGTATCAAAAAGCGCATCATTTTGATATTATTCATTCGCACGTCGGTGCTAGCGCCCTTGGCTATGCCAGTTTCGTAAAAACACCCTCAGTACACACAATGCATGGTGTTTTTACCCGCGATAATGAGAAGATTTTTCGACATTTTTCTTGGCAACCTTTTATTAGCATTAGCGAAGCACAACGAGAACCCCGCTTAGGCTTAAACTACATTCATACTGTCTACAACGGTATTGATACAAGCGCTTATAAATTCCAGCCTGAACCAACGCAACCCGCATACATCGCATTTGTGGGACGTTTCTCGCCCGAAAAAGGACCAGTAGAAGCAATTAAAGTTGCTCGTGCTGCTGGTCTACCATTGAAAATGGCTGGCAAAATTGATGTTGTCGATCGCGAGTATTATCAGCAAGAAGTTGAACCCCTAATTGATGGCGAACAGGTTCAGTATTTGGGTGAAGTTTCCCACGAAGACAAAGTAAAACTGTTGGGGGGAGCGACTGTGACTTTGTTCCCCATTACTTGGCGGGAACCTTTTGGCTTGGTGATGATTGAGTCAATGGCCACAGGTACACCTGTAATTGGTATGGGGTTAGGTGCAGTACCAGAAGTTATTGCTCATGGGAAGACCGGTTTTGTTTGTCATTCTCTGGAAAAAATGATTGAGGTGATTCCAGAGGCGATGAAATTAGATCGTCAGACTTGTCGGGAGTATGTTGTCAGCCGCTTTAGCGTCAAGTCTATGACTGATGAATACGAACGAGCTTATAATATGGTGTTAAAGTAA
- the psaD gene encoding photosystem I reaction center subunit II, with translation MAEALSGKTPSYAGSTGGLLSKAETEEKYAITWTSPKAQVFELPTGGAATMHQGANLLYLARKEYGIALGGQLRKFKITDYKIYRILPNGETSLIHPADGVFPEKVNAGREKVRFVPRNIGSNPEPSHLKFSGKYTYDA, from the coding sequence ATGGCAGAAGCACTTTCTGGAAAAACTCCGTCATATGCTGGCAGCACTGGCGGCTTGCTGTCAAAAGCAGAAACTGAAGAAAAGTACGCTATCACCTGGACTAGCCCCAAGGCACAAGTTTTTGAACTGCCTACAGGTGGTGCTGCTACTATGCACCAGGGCGCAAACCTTCTGTACCTGGCTCGCAAAGAATACGGTATCGCTTTGGGCGGTCAACTCCGGAAATTCAAAATCACAGACTACAAAATCTATCGGATTTTGCCCAACGGAGAAACCTCTCTAATTCACCCAGCGGATGGCGTATTCCCTGAAAAAGTGAACGCAGGCCGTGAAAAAGTACGTTTTGTACCACGCAATATTGGCAGCAACCCTGAGCCATCACACCTTAAGTTCAGTGGTAAATATACCTACGATGCTTAA
- a CDS encoding GAF sensor signal transduction histidine kinase, giving the protein MSISTSVLSDLLQFLPYLRPQLYFKASLTALSHAMEDQVLAATLVQPLVIASFQRERFYRQEAHRYQRLSERSNQIYVLSAPETDFANSSEYYEKIAFEPDDALSQEWHLVVVADNYATCLVCRESLGSIAKNKQNPELIPSLDMDTARRFEGIWTSERGVSLKAAQLLLDRIVIYRPDLAEKVEDARQRFGIGKPRISSSAEHSSEYACDIDTDPFVQRLVTYLQASQYKLHKAYRSITAQARKERLINSISTAIRRSLDPHEVLQIAAQELGQHMGAGRCLIYRAHATEAKAIIEHEFLTPGVLSVLGQTWELERNPLFREIVKLGEGVCVSDTLADPWVTNSTVLSAIAKKFAIRSWVMEPVFYQGRLLGIVELHYCTMPPHECQPGELDLVKAIATQVGAALIQAEAYANLEELNQQLEALDRTRSNLIAITGHELRTPLSTIQVCLESLASEPDMPQDLQQVMLTTALADSERMRKLVQDFLTLSNLESGRVEWHPESLTLQECVDLALSRMRTRSTIEKPPQITTKIAKNLPLVKADGDWLVEVIAKLVDNACKFTPSQGEISISATRNKQQMVEVTVADTGRGIEPNRLEIVFDRFYQEEGALRRSTGGTGLGLAICRQIVNGWGGEIWATSNGKDQGSQFHFTIPIVQSSPEEKRSRVKGK; this is encoded by the coding sequence ATGAGCATTTCGACTTCCGTGCTGAGTGATCTGCTACAGTTCCTCCCCTACCTACGACCCCAGCTATATTTCAAGGCTTCACTAACGGCGCTCTCCCATGCGATGGAAGACCAGGTTTTGGCGGCGACTTTAGTCCAGCCTTTGGTAATAGCTAGCTTCCAGAGAGAAAGGTTTTATCGCCAAGAAGCGCATCGCTACCAGCGGTTATCGGAGCGAAGTAACCAAATATACGTACTATCGGCACCAGAAACAGATTTTGCTAATAGCTCGGAATATTACGAAAAAATAGCTTTTGAGCCAGATGATGCCTTGAGCCAAGAATGGCATTTGGTGGTAGTTGCTGATAACTATGCTACTTGTTTAGTTTGTCGCGAAAGCTTAGGCTCGATTGCCAAAAATAAGCAAAATCCGGAACTCATTCCTAGTCTGGATATGGATACAGCACGCAGGTTTGAGGGAATTTGGACATCAGAACGGGGAGTCAGTCTCAAAGCAGCACAATTATTACTAGATAGGATTGTCATTTACAGACCAGATCTGGCAGAGAAAGTTGAGGATGCACGCCAAAGATTTGGGATTGGGAAACCGAGAATTTCCTCAAGCGCAGAACACAGCAGTGAGTATGCTTGTGACATTGATACCGACCCGTTTGTGCAACGCTTGGTAACTTATCTCCAAGCTAGTCAGTACAAATTACACAAAGCTTATCGTTCAATTACAGCCCAAGCACGGAAAGAACGCTTAATCAACTCCATTAGTACAGCCATTAGGCGATCGCTCGATCCGCATGAAGTACTGCAAATAGCCGCACAAGAATTGGGTCAACATATGGGGGCTGGGCGCTGTTTGATTTACCGCGCACACGCGACAGAAGCCAAAGCCATAATTGAACATGAATTTTTAACTCCAGGGGTGTTATCTGTATTAGGGCAAACCTGGGAATTAGAGCGCAATCCTCTATTTCGAGAAATAGTAAAACTTGGTGAGGGTGTTTGCGTCAGCGATACCTTGGCCGATCCTTGGGTGACTAATTCAACAGTGCTATCTGCGATCGCCAAAAAGTTTGCCATTCGTTCTTGGGTGATGGAACCAGTTTTCTATCAAGGGCGATTGCTCGGCATCGTCGAGTTACACTATTGCACTATGCCGCCCCATGAGTGCCAACCAGGAGAATTGGATTTAGTAAAAGCGATCGCTACCCAAGTAGGAGCAGCTTTAATTCAAGCAGAAGCCTATGCCAACTTAGAAGAGCTTAATCAGCAGTTAGAAGCCCTAGACCGCACCCGCAGCAACCTGATAGCCATCACTGGACACGAACTGCGCACTCCTCTATCTACCATTCAAGTTTGCCTCGAAAGCCTCGCCAGCGAACCAGATATGCCCCAGGATTTACAGCAGGTAATGCTCACTACTGCCCTTGCTGATTCCGAAAGGATGCGCAAATTAGTGCAAGATTTCTTAACACTTTCTAATTTGGAAAGCGGGCGCGTAGAATGGCATCCGGAATCGCTGACTTTACAAGAGTGCGTAGATTTAGCACTTAGCCGAATGCGGACGCGCTCCACCATTGAAAAGCCGCCCCAAATTACAACTAAAATTGCCAAGAACTTGCCTTTAGTGAAAGCTGATGGCGACTGGCTGGTAGAGGTAATTGCCAAGCTTGTAGATAACGCTTGTAAATTCACACCATCACAGGGAGAAATCAGCATTAGTGCAACGCGTAACAAGCAGCAGATGGTTGAAGTCACCGTAGCTGATACAGGACGGGGTATTGAACCAAATCGCTTAGAAATTGTCTTTGACCGCTTCTATCAAGAAGAAGGCGCACTCAGACGAAGCACAGGCGGTACAGGGCTGGGATTAGCGATTTGCCGCCAAATAGTCAACGGCTGGGGTGGAGAAATTTGGGCAACCTCCAACGGCAAAGACCAAGGCAGTCAGTTTCACTTTACCATCCCGATTGTGCAGAGCAGCCCAGAAGAAAAGCGATCGCGGGTCAAAGGTAAATAG
- a CDS encoding amylo-alpha-1,6-glucosidase, translating into MTPDILMTPEKILLDGKTYIPAEQLPIPEWPCVVSERPQPTLTVKDDDLFLVTDTMGNISGCSLNDGNPSMGLFCCDTRFLSRLELQIEGRSPVLLSSTAEKGFSLSVLCTNPRIDERLRADTVGIRREMVLNGALFEELEVANYSTTSVSFELSISFDADFVDLFEVRGYGRDKRGRLLRLVEPLPEEVTSHEGDGFLATQTQPLLVRDEFLTLAYQGLDGLVMESRIQFQHRQPDYFKGYTAVWQLELAPHETQKLGYRVNLLRNNQPSSTVNAAITLPQAKAAELMEEQHWVQQITRISSDKSIFNRVIERAEQDMYLLRQSFGKYKTVSAGVPWFSALFGRDSIITASQTLMLNPTIAKETLMLLAKYQGKVEDEWREEEPGKILHELRLGEMARCQEIPHTPYYGTVDATPLWLMLYAEYYAWTNDRETLEQLWPNALAAMEWIDRNTKQTSYLSYYRKSKRGLANQGWKDSGDCIVDHKGELASGPIALCEVQAYVYAAKMRLAEIARMKKRLDLADRWLEEARNLKLRFNRDFWMEDQDFCALALDGDGKQVDSITSNPGHCLHLGIFTPEKAYSVAERLRAPDMFNGWGIRTLSSVSPAYNPMGYHIGSVWPHDNAIIAMGLRSLGLIDQALELFQGLFDMTSQQPYQRPPELFCGYERNGDNAPVQYPVACTPQAWATGSVFQLLQMMVNLVPDAQNNCLRIIDPALPESINRLSFHNLQVGTTVLDLEFERSGNTTACRVAKKRGNLRVVIEA; encoded by the coding sequence ATGACACCGGATATACTGATGACACCGGAAAAAATCTTGTTGGATGGAAAAACTTATATTCCCGCAGAACAACTACCGATTCCAGAGTGGCCTTGTGTTGTAAGTGAAAGACCACAACCAACACTCACGGTTAAAGATGATGATTTATTCTTAGTAACAGATACGATGGGGAACATTTCAGGCTGTTCCCTCAACGATGGCAACCCTAGTATGGGACTGTTTTGCTGCGATACCCGATTTCTCAGCCGTCTAGAGTTGCAGATTGAAGGGCGATCGCCTGTGCTACTCAGTAGTACCGCAGAAAAAGGATTTTCCCTCTCAGTGCTATGCACTAACCCCAGGATTGATGAACGCCTGCGGGCTGATACTGTAGGGATTCGCCGGGAAATGGTACTCAATGGGGCACTATTTGAAGAATTAGAGGTAGCTAATTATAGCACAACTAGTGTTAGTTTTGAACTTAGTATCAGTTTTGATGCAGACTTTGTTGATTTATTTGAAGTCCGGGGCTATGGCAGAGACAAACGGGGTAGACTGCTACGCCTAGTAGAACCGCTACCTGAAGAGGTCACATCCCACGAAGGTGATGGCTTTTTAGCTACACAAACTCAGCCCTTATTGGTGCGCGATGAATTCTTAACACTGGCTTATCAAGGTTTAGATGGCTTAGTTATGGAATCGCGTATCCAATTTCAGCATCGACAACCAGATTACTTTAAAGGTTACACTGCCGTTTGGCAGTTAGAGTTGGCTCCCCACGAAACCCAAAAATTGGGTTATCGGGTCAATTTATTGAGGAATAACCAGCCTAGTTCTACTGTGAATGCAGCGATTACCTTACCACAAGCGAAAGCGGCTGAGTTAATGGAAGAACAACACTGGGTACAACAAATTACCCGTATTAGCTCAGATAAAAGCATTTTCAATCGAGTGATTGAACGAGCCGAACAAGATATGTACTTGTTACGCCAGTCCTTTGGCAAGTATAAGACTGTTTCGGCTGGCGTACCTTGGTTTTCGGCACTGTTTGGGCGAGATTCGATTATTACAGCGTCCCAAACTTTGATGTTAAATCCCACAATTGCCAAAGAAACGCTGATGCTACTGGCGAAATACCAAGGCAAAGTTGAGGATGAATGGCGCGAAGAAGAACCAGGTAAGATTTTACACGAGTTACGGTTAGGGGAAATGGCGCGGTGTCAAGAAATTCCCCATACACCTTACTACGGTACAGTCGATGCCACACCTTTATGGCTGATGCTCTATGCTGAGTACTATGCTTGGACAAACGATCGCGAAACTTTAGAGCAACTATGGCCGAATGCTCTAGCGGCTATGGAGTGGATTGACCGCAATACTAAACAAACTAGCTACTTAAGCTACTATCGTAAATCGAAACGCGGTTTGGCTAACCAAGGTTGGAAAGATTCTGGCGACTGTATTGTAGACCATAAAGGAGAGCTAGCTAGCGGCCCGATCGCTCTTTGTGAAGTGCAAGCTTACGTTTATGCGGCAAAAATGCGTCTAGCAGAAATTGCGCGGATGAAAAAGCGACTAGACTTAGCAGACCGTTGGCTAGAAGAAGCGAGAAATCTCAAGCTGCGTTTCAACAGAGATTTTTGGATGGAAGACCAAGATTTCTGTGCTTTGGCTTTGGATGGCGATGGTAAGCAGGTAGATAGTATTACTTCAAATCCCGGCCATTGTTTGCATTTGGGCATCTTTACACCCGAAAAAGCCTACAGTGTCGCCGAAAGATTGCGCGCCCCAGATATGTTTAATGGTTGGGGTATACGCACTCTCAGTAGTGTATCCCCTGCCTACAATCCAATGGGCTATCACATCGGTTCAGTTTGGCCTCATGATAACGCCATCATTGCGATGGGATTGCGATCGCTTGGTTTAATAGATCAAGCCCTAGAACTGTTCCAAGGTTTGTTTGATATGACTAGCCAGCAACCATATCAACGTCCTCCAGAACTGTTCTGCGGCTACGAACGCAATGGTGATAACGCCCCCGTACAGTATCCCGTGGCTTGTACGCCTCAAGCTTGGGCTACTGGTAGTGTCTTCCAACTTCTGCAAATGATGGTGAATCTCGTACCGGATGCGCAAAATAACTGCTTGCGAATCATCGACCCCGCTTTGCCAGAGTCGATTAATCGCTTATCCTTCCACAATTTGCAAGTTGGTACTACCGTCCTCGATTTAGAATTTGAGCGTTCTGGTAACACTACTGCTTGTCGTGTTGCGAAAAAACGTGGCAATCTCCGCGTTGTAATTGAGGCGTAA